The following coding sequences are from one Arthrobacter crystallopoietes window:
- a CDS encoding PLP-dependent aminotransferase family protein → MDVQNRRVSATRLHSMIGPLAEEGPAYASLARGIRRLVANGRMLHGTVLPSERELVTELGLSRTTVSRAYSELRDRGFATARQGSGTVITVPGGPASGGQEPMPDGAIELDAAGRHAVDLTCAAPSAPVGMVEHYEAAMAQLPAYISGMGYFPLGLPELRSEIARMYRQRGLETSPEQIVVTNGALAGFAAVIRAVLPPGSRVLAESPSYPNTIASLRHHGARVSAVPIGPDGTDLEAVGQALRRIQPAAMLCLPDFHNPTGTLLDNEGRERWARQLDAAKTVGIVDETAVDLWWDREPDVKPMAVYSDRIVSIGSASKSHWGGLRLGWIRCPRSLQGAVTSMRTSLDLGAPVLEQLVLTRMLQTGNGLPDESRKRIRAERDWLHATLSDQLPGWKANLPAGGLSLWWNLPAPRSTVLAEAAARHGVLLAPGSVFAVEDHGLEHWIRTPFALPHEELERAVPGIVAAWHEVA, encoded by the coding sequence ATGGATGTACAGAACCGGCGGGTCTCCGCCACGCGGCTGCACTCGATGATCGGCCCGCTGGCGGAGGAAGGGCCCGCGTACGCCTCGCTGGCCCGCGGCATCCGCCGGTTGGTGGCCAATGGGCGGATGCTCCACGGAACGGTCCTGCCGAGCGAGCGCGAACTGGTCACGGAGCTGGGCCTGAGCCGCACCACGGTTTCGCGGGCCTACTCGGAGCTGCGGGACCGCGGCTTCGCCACCGCGCGCCAGGGTTCCGGCACCGTCATCACGGTTCCCGGCGGTCCGGCGTCGGGTGGCCAGGAACCGATGCCCGACGGCGCCATCGAGCTGGACGCAGCCGGGCGCCATGCGGTGGATCTGACTTGTGCCGCGCCATCCGCGCCTGTCGGCATGGTGGAGCACTACGAAGCGGCCATGGCTCAGCTGCCTGCCTACATTTCCGGCATGGGCTACTTCCCGCTGGGCCTGCCGGAGCTGCGCAGCGAGATCGCCCGGATGTACCGGCAGCGCGGATTGGAGACCTCGCCGGAACAGATTGTCGTTACCAATGGTGCTCTGGCCGGCTTCGCCGCCGTGATCCGCGCGGTACTGCCTCCCGGCTCCCGGGTGCTGGCGGAAAGTCCAAGCTATCCCAACACCATCGCATCGCTCCGGCACCACGGGGCGCGGGTGTCCGCCGTTCCCATCGGCCCGGACGGAACGGATCTGGAGGCGGTGGGCCAGGCGCTGCGGCGGATCCAACCGGCGGCGATGCTCTGCCTGCCCGACTTCCACAATCCCACCGGAACCCTGCTGGACAACGAAGGCCGCGAACGCTGGGCACGGCAGCTGGATGCAGCCAAGACGGTAGGAATCGTCGATGAGACCGCCGTCGATCTCTGGTGGGACCGCGAGCCCGACGTCAAACCGATGGCCGTATACTCGGATCGCATCGTCTCCATCGGCAGCGCCAGCAAATCACATTGGGGAGGCCTGCGGCTGGGCTGGATCCGCTGCCCCAGGTCGTTGCAGGGCGCAGTGACCAGCATGCGCACTTCACTGGACCTCGGCGCGCCCGTGCTCGAACAGCTGGTCCTCACGCGCATGCTGCAGACCGGGAACGGATTGCCCGATGAATCCCGCAAGCGTATCCGCGCGGAGCGGGACTGGCTTCATGCCACACTCAGCGATCAGCTTCCCGGTTGGAAGGCGAACCTGCCTGCCGGCGGGCTGTCGTTATGGTGGAACCTGCCAGCGCCCCGCTCGACCGTCCTGGCCGAGGCCGCCGCACGGCACGGGGTCCTGCTGGCTCCCGGATCCGTGTTCGCCGTCGAAGACCATGGACTGGAACACTGGATCCGCACCCCGTTTGCGCTTCCGCACGAGGAACTCGAACGTGCCGTTCCCGGCATCGTGGCAGCCTGGCACGAGGTGGCGTAA
- a CDS encoding aminotransferase class I/II-fold pyridoxal phosphate-dependent enzyme, which produces MTTAQSGVHASGAPGTAASQRAAAIAAIPSYQLINTFLNNSLYARRKFEPTACDFGFGNPHQMPQDEYVTALRDVLTPRNNEWFAYKTNLPEAQDAAAASLQRLLDVPFEPEHIYLSTGGFTAIALALKAVTDPGDEVIYSLPPWFCYEPILVESGLTPVKVRINPETFDLDLDAIAGAITPRTHVVIINSPNNPTGRIYPPELLARLAALLEEASARNGRRIYLVSDEAYNRIVYDGLRFHSPVEFYPFTLLAYSYGKTHLAPGERIGYLALPPTMPDRDQLQAVIQALQLATGWVYPNATLQYALPQLETFSIDVGRLQRKRDVMVDALAGMGYKAKRSEGSFYLYMESPVPYDMAFTERLAAKDVFVFPGVMFETPGFFRISLTANEDMIERSLPIFRTAIEEAESSG; this is translated from the coding sequence ATGACCACGGCACAATCCGGCGTACACGCTTCCGGGGCACCGGGAACTGCAGCTTCGCAACGGGCAGCGGCCATCGCAGCCATCCCGTCCTACCAACTGATCAACACGTTCCTGAACAACTCGCTCTATGCGCGCCGCAAGTTCGAGCCGACCGCCTGCGATTTCGGCTTCGGCAATCCCCACCAGATGCCTCAGGACGAGTACGTGACTGCGCTGCGGGACGTGCTGACACCGCGGAACAACGAGTGGTTCGCGTACAAAACCAACCTGCCGGAGGCCCAGGATGCTGCGGCGGCTTCGCTGCAGCGGCTCCTGGACGTGCCCTTCGAGCCCGAGCACATCTATCTCTCCACCGGAGGCTTCACTGCCATCGCGTTGGCGTTGAAAGCCGTGACCGACCCCGGTGACGAGGTTATCTACAGCCTGCCGCCGTGGTTCTGCTACGAGCCGATCCTCGTGGAGTCCGGACTGACACCAGTGAAGGTCAGGATCAATCCCGAAACCTTCGACCTCGATCTGGACGCGATCGCCGGGGCCATCACGCCGCGGACGCACGTGGTGATCATCAACTCGCCCAACAATCCCACCGGCCGCATTTACCCGCCGGAACTGCTGGCCAGGCTGGCCGCGCTGCTGGAGGAGGCCTCGGCCCGGAACGGCCGCCGCATCTACCTTGTCTCCGACGAGGCCTACAACCGGATCGTCTACGACGGCCTGCGCTTTCACAGTCCGGTGGAGTTCTACCCGTTCACACTGTTGGCCTATTCGTATGGCAAGACCCACCTCGCGCCCGGCGAGCGGATCGGTTACCTCGCCCTTCCGCCCACGATGCCCGACCGGGACCAGCTCCAGGCTGTCATCCAGGCACTGCAATTGGCCACGGGCTGGGTCTATCCCAATGCGACGCTTCAATATGCGCTGCCGCAGCTGGAAACGTTCTCCATCGACGTCGGCCGGTTGCAGCGCAAACGCGACGTCATGGTGGATGCCTTGGCAGGGATGGGCTACAAGGCGAAGAGATCGGAAGGCTCCTTTTACCTCTACATGGAATCCCCCGTGCCCTACGACATGGCTTTCACCGAAAGACTGGCGGCCAAGGATGTCTTCGTCTTTCCGGGCGTCATGTTCGAGACACCGGGCTTCTTCCGCATATCGCTGACGGCCAACGAAGACATGATTGAACGCAGCCTGCCGATCTTCCGCACCGCTATCGAGGAGGCGGAGTCCAGCGGGTAG
- a CDS encoding YczE/YyaS/YitT family protein yields MSTDASPDTTTDLNTQPTTTTAAAAKRRFRGGSIELSNLSPLEQLKAGRLPRRLVQLFIGLSLYGLAMAAFVRAGVGLDPWDVFHYGIAERVNLSLGTVVIIVGFLVLLLWIPLKQWPGLGTVANVVWIGVATDVGLHFIPAADHPASQWGLFAVALVFNGLAGALYIGSQFGPGPRDGLMTGLHQRTGLSLRLVRTGIELAVLAAGWLLGGIVGFGTLAYALLIGPFTQFFMRWSIVQLDRPSLEPAAKQ; encoded by the coding sequence ATGAGCACGGACGCAAGCCCCGACACCACCACTGATCTCAATACCCAGCCAACGACGACGACGGCGGCCGCAGCCAAGCGGCGCTTCAGGGGCGGCAGCATCGAGCTCAGCAATCTCAGCCCGCTTGAACAGCTCAAGGCGGGGCGCCTGCCGCGCCGTTTGGTGCAGCTGTTCATCGGCCTGAGCCTGTACGGGCTGGCGATGGCAGCGTTTGTCCGGGCCGGCGTCGGGCTTGATCCCTGGGACGTGTTCCACTACGGCATCGCCGAGCGGGTCAACCTCAGCCTCGGCACCGTGGTCATTATTGTGGGCTTCCTGGTCCTGCTGCTCTGGATTCCGCTGAAGCAATGGCCGGGACTCGGTACCGTCGCTAACGTCGTCTGGATCGGTGTCGCCACGGATGTCGGGCTGCATTTCATTCCCGCGGCAGATCATCCCGCCAGCCAGTGGGGCCTGTTCGCCGTGGCGCTGGTGTTCAACGGGCTGGCCGGAGCGCTCTACATCGGCAGCCAGTTCGGCCCCGGGCCGCGCGACGGGCTCATGACCGGATTGCACCAGCGCACCGGACTCAGCCTGCGGCTGGTCCGCACCGGCATCGAACTTGCCGTCCTGGCCGCCGGTTGGCTGCTCGGCGGCATCGTTGGTTTCGGTACCCTGGCCTATGCGCTGCTGATCGGGCCGTTCACGCAGTTCTTCATGCGCTGGTCTATCGTGCAGCTGGACCGTCCGTCCCTCGAACCGGCGGCGAAGCAGTAG
- a CDS encoding HNH endonuclease family protein, giving the protein MAALLLVAGLAVPAEAATVYKASLRSAARALPVAVERNTGYDRDRYFGSWKDTNRDCQNTRAEVLIQESKVRTKYTTSKGCTVRTGKWVTNWDNRTHYSASAVQIDHLVPVHEAWGSGARYWSQSRRVAFYNDLGDGRALSAQTSALNSAKQAKGPEAWMPPKNRCKYVADWVAMKVRWGLKVDSTEKKALIRYADSCAKTTITVTKV; this is encoded by the coding sequence GTGGCAGCCCTTCTTCTGGTTGCAGGACTCGCCGTTCCGGCCGAGGCAGCCACTGTCTATAAGGCGTCACTGCGGTCGGCTGCACGTGCCCTGCCGGTGGCCGTGGAGCGGAACACCGGCTATGACCGGGACCGCTACTTCGGATCTTGGAAGGACACGAACCGGGACTGCCAGAACACCAGGGCCGAGGTCCTGATCCAGGAGTCCAAGGTCCGGACAAAGTACACCACGTCCAAGGGGTGCACGGTCCGCACAGGCAAATGGGTAACCAACTGGGACAACCGCACGCACTACTCGGCGTCGGCGGTGCAGATCGACCACCTTGTCCCGGTGCATGAAGCCTGGGGATCCGGGGCACGCTACTGGTCCCAGTCCCGTCGTGTCGCCTTCTACAACGACCTCGGCGACGGCCGGGCACTCAGCGCCCAGACGTCCGCTCTGAACTCTGCAAAACAAGCCAAGGGTCCAGAGGCGTGGATGCCGCCGAAGAACCGCTGCAAGTACGTGGCGGACTGGGTGGCGATGAAGGTCCGCTGGGGGCTCAAGGTGGACAGTACTGAGAAGAAGGCCCTGATCAGGTACGCCGATTCCTGCGCCAAAACAACCATCACCGTCACCAAGGTCTGA